A DNA window from Amphiprion ocellaris isolate individual 3 ecotype Okinawa chromosome 8, ASM2253959v1, whole genome shotgun sequence contains the following coding sequences:
- the si:ch211-197l9.2 gene encoding uncharacterized protein si:ch211-197l9.2: MNRDGEKSAKTALRSQKQSRTQQQVLVQKKKKESLKDAQSGSYSQETPSGQCDSVKEVKTAGLQGKRTGKVSSSVTVESQRNPGAQRKLSDASNASEDLSKDSGCPSGKLSSSDSSSEISDCPSEGNKQDSPISDNELSWIDGRAYVSPGTGDGKPCVKTARDTCVLQPDAAGGGLSLFNSSGSFMDLMMGETTEDLVREVDDLRSENEYLKDEVEELRCEILEMRDMFQEEEVYRLQELRLQLEQANKTCRILQYRLRKAERRSIRVAQTGQVDGELVRSMEHDIKVAKSVSLRLFNELEVVQKKNSQLEWENEVLREKTQELEVAKQVLQTEVEKTRESSSKRKSIRSGSKAEKRLSQQIEDDSADLKCQLHFAKEELALMCKKLTKLVSESEAMREELAKYRSAYGDVDATQSPEGKQTSARAREAEVKVHLKLVEEEATLLSRRIVELEVENRGLRAEMSDIREKFGGGGGGGGEEEDEENRDVLEESLSVTSLVKDKEGREKSLNIGPMMCEQGQDEESQKGKGDIETSLLGNQPETACHITREGPVGGEWDPSDSHDIDDNKKHERVLKGLNVKDFETLLALKDHSCILISAMQLLITPPKNGYKSSPSCAFASLTDVDLNGKAPKTLTPGSLNEALELLQAMLLAFIRRVETLLTAEDVGKNKEGRVRDTYSFLCANLDVDGHNMKDSQDNQGCAEDLRTKEVREREKQDRQAPSLERDFVDSCRDPKMRLSLQILWILHQWCQVKGLDQERKEGKDKTLTVLQDLLQDLGAELREKQIEFDSEAEGTAAERSTSDVFLDERHCEANRICSSNGKRFRRQFSPHDSKKKNWCYVSQEAAQLDREDPVKTWDHLIMPLSFPGLDFEQMSMERSHTAPEKSTFRIYYSPPSARRVQLAQLKQSPIIARESVDTTSPWCTPPTSFSPLCLGSSSNLSDDMKEMTAGWRQTVQEKRGRLERRWVDVACSGTQTHMKPQMVSVGQQTDGTQGSITVRNSPSRVLNSSLVSARSHHISTSLEGVAGRTERNRPCTSSPKLYRRHSASSPSSLASSANMSSSSSASTSRDRALWNLSHQSPSGLTWTQQNSPRAGAGHNHGSLSGTKPPSKSAGANRYGLVTEFLRRVSGRADKPVPGSGQKTKSGLKNLERVPTRPPAAPLHRTDSVTRIVNQRFMKQREEANRTPREEKRSSLNQNVRQNQSPGTAEDGNYDCSSSSTLAFCFARPSRTTQRQTSNQNKLHRHRFSPPVSVDSN; the protein is encoded by the exons ATGAATAGAGACGGAGAAAAGAGCGCAAAGACTGCGCTCCGTAGCCAGAAGCAATCCAGGACGCAGCAGCAGGTTTTGgtccagaagaagaagaaagaatctTTAAAGGATGCTCAAAGTGGCTCTTATTCACAGGAGACACCGTCTGGTCAGTGCGACTCTGTGAAGGAGGTGAAAACAGCGGGTTTGCAGGGCAAGCGAACCGGGAAAGTGTCGTCGAGCGTGACCGTGGAGAGCCAGAGGAACCCCGGAGCGCAAAGAAAACTGTCTGACGCCAGCAACGCCTCGGAGGACCTGAGCAAAGACTCCGGCTGCCCGTCAGGGAAACTCTCCTCCTCGGACAGCAGCTCAGAAATATCCGACTGCCCCTCGGAGGGCAACAAGCAGGACTCTCCCATCAGCGACAACGAATTAAGCTGGATAGACGGCAGAGCTTACGTGAGCCCGGGGACAGGCGACGGCAAACCGTGCGTAAAGACAGCCAGAGACACCTGCGTCCTCCAGCCtgatgctgctggaggaggccTCAGCTTGTTCAACTCGTCGGGGTCGTTTATGGATCTCATGATGGGGGAGACAACCGAGGACCTCGTCAGGGAAGTGGACGACTTGAGATCAGAGAACGAGTATCTGAAA GACGAGGTGGAGGAGCTTCGTTGTGAGATACTGGAGATGCGTGACATGttccaggaggaggaggtttacCGGCTGCAGGAGCTGCGGCTGCAGCTGGAACAGGCCAACAAGACGTGTCGCATCCTGCAGTATCGCCTCCGAAAGGCCGAGCGTCGCAGCATCCGAGTGGCTCAGACTGGACAGGTGGACGGGGAGCTGGTCCGGAGCATGGAGCACGACATCAAG GTCGCAAAGAGTGTGTCCCTCCGTCTGTTCAACGAGCTGGAAGTGGTGCAGAAGAAGAATTCCCAGTTGGAGTGGGAAAACGAGGTTCTGCGTGAGAAAACGCAGGAGCTGGAAGTGGCCAAGCAGGTTTTACAGACCGAGGTGGAGAAAACCAGAGAg AGCTCTTCAAAGAGGAAAAGCATCCGATCAGGTAGTAAAGCTGAGAAGAGGCTCTCTCAACAGATTGAG GATGACAGCGCCGATCTCAAGTGCCAGCTTCACTTTGCCAAAGAGGAATTAGCTCTAATGTGCAAGAAGCTCACCAAGTTGGTATCAGAGAGTGAGGCAATGCGTGAGGAGCTGGCAAAGTACCGCTCAGCTTACGGCGATGTAGATGCCACCCAGTCACCAGAAGGCAAACAAACCTCTGCTCGAGCCAGAGAGGCGGAGGTGAAAGTCCATCTGAaactggtggaggaggaggccaCGCTTCTGAGCCGGCGCATCGTCGAACTAGAGGTGGAGAACCGTGGACTGAGAGCAGAAATGAGCGACATCAGAGAGAAAttcggaggaggaggaggaggaggaggggaagaggAAGACGAAGAGAATCGGGATGTTTTGGAGGAAAGTCTTTCAGTGACTTCGTTGGTGAAAGACAAAGAAGGAAGGGAGAAAAGTTTGAACATAGGACCTATGATGTGCGAACAGGGTCAGGACGAGGAATCGCAAAAAGGAAAAGGTGATATTGAGACATCTTTACTTGGCAACCAGCCAGAGACTGCTTGCCACATTACTCGAGAAGGTCCAGTAGGTGGCGAGTGGGACCCTTCAGACAGTCATGATATtgatgacaacaaaaaacacgAGAGAGTACTTAAAGGGTTGAATGTGAAAGACTTTGAAACTCTTCTTGCTCTCAAAGATCATTCGTGCATTTTGATTTCAGCCATGCAGCTCCTGATAACACCACCCAAAAACGGCTACAAATCATCTCCATCGTGTGCTTTCGCCTCTCTGACAGACGTGGACTTGAATGGTAAAGCACCGAAGACGCTCACACCAGGATCTCTAAATGAGGCTTTGGAGCTTCTACAGGCCATGCTGCTGGCTTTCATCAGGCGGGTGGAGACGCTTCTAACAGCTGAAGATgttggaaaaaacaaagaaggacGTGTTCGGGACACTTACTCTTTTCTCTGTGCCAATCTTGACGTGGATGGTCACAATATGAAGGACTCACAGGACAATCAGGGGTGTGCAGAAGACCTCCGCACCAAAGAGGTgagggaaagagaaaaacaagacagacaagCACCTTCCCTCGAGCGGGACTTCGTTGACAGCTGCAGGGACCCAAAGATGCGACTTTCATTGCAGATTCTGTGGATCCTTCATCAGTGGTGTCAAGTTAAAGGACTGGACCAGGAGAGAAAAGAG ggTAAAGACAAAACCCTAACTGTGCTGCAAGATTTATTGCAAGACCTCGGTGCAGAACTTCGGGAAAAGCAAATAGAATTTGACAGTGAAGCCGAAGGCACAGCAGCTGAG CGTTCCACCAGCGATGTTTTCCTTGATGAACGACACTGCGAAGCCAACAG aatctgCAGCTCAAATGGAAAAAGATTCAGGCGGCAGTTTTCTCCACATGACTCTAAGAAGAAGAACTGGTGCTACGTGAGCCAGGAGGCTGCCCAGCTGGACCGAGAAGACCCCGTTAAGACGTGGGACCATCTAATCATGCCGCTTAGCTTCCCTGGTCTGGACTTTGAGCAGATGTCCATGGAGAGGAGCCACACTGCCCCGGAGAAGTCGACCTTTCGCATCTATTACAGCCCCCCGTCGGCCCGCAGAGTCCAGCTGGCTCAGCTGAAGCAAAGTCCAATCATAGCCAGAGAATCCGTGGACACCACCTCCCCCTGGTGCACACCACCAACCTCCTTCTCTCCACTCTGTCTGGGCTCATCATCTAACCTGAGTGACGACATGAAGGAAATGACGGCAGGTTGGAGGCAGACGGTTCAGGAGAAGAGAGGGAGATTAGAGCGCCGCTGGGTGGACGTGGCCTGTTCAGGTACTCAGACCCACATGAAGCCACAGATGGTGAGTGTTGGTCAGCAGACAGATGGGACTCAGGGGTCCATCACTGTGAGAAACAGTCCTTCCAGAGTCCTGAACTCCTCCCTGGTCTCTGCTCGCTCTCACCACATCTCCACCTCACTGGAGGGTGTAGCAGGTCGAACCGAAAGGAACAGACCCTGCACCTCTTCGCCTAAACTCTACCGGAGACACTCTGCATCTAGTCCATCCTCTCTGGCCTCATCTGCCAACAtgagctcctcctcctctgcatcCACCTCCAGAGATCGGGCGCTGTGGAACCTGTCACACCAAAGCCCGTCTGGTCTCACCTGGACCCAACAGAACAGTCCCAGAGCAGGAGCAGGACATAACCACGGCTCCCTGAGTGGCACCAAGCCTCCGAGCAAGTCTGCCGGTGCCAACAGGTATGGCCTGGTGACAGAGTTCCTGCGCAGGGTGAGCGGCCGAGCAGACAAACCGGTGCCGGGGTCCGGCCAGAAGACGAAGAGCGGCCTGAAGAACCTGGAACGTGTTCCGACGAGGCCTCCAGCTGCTCCGCTGCACAGGACCGACAGCGTGACCAGGATCGTCAACCAGAGGTTCatgaagcagagagaggaggccaATCGGACCCCGAGAGAAGAGAAGCGGAGCAGCCTGAACCAGAACGTCAGGCAGAACCAGAGTCCAGGCACAGCAGAG GATGGAAACTACgactgcagctccagcagcacgTTGGCTTTCTGCTTCGCTCGTCCGTCTCGCACCACCCAGAGACAAACGTCAAACCAGAACAAACTCCACCGGCACAGATTCTCTCCTCCAGTGAGCGTCGACTCCAACTAA